Proteins from a single region of Bacteroidia bacterium:
- a CDS encoding T9SS type A sorting domain-containing protein, giving the protein MKLILISTFLGISQYLNAQEVVSSGGDFHKTPSGSVSYTIGEPVIETYTNSSNVLTQGFNQTKLTVTEVSTLNNLNIEVSAYPNPTQEFVIIKTSSFVDLNYEVFDSKGRIIIMNDINESETSIKFNTVSTGIYFIKLFKYDKEIKTFKIEKQ; this is encoded by the coding sequence TTAAATGCTCAGGAAGTTGTTTCTTCAGGCGGAGATTTTCACAAAACCCCATCGGGATCAGTATCATATACAATTGGAGAGCCTGTAATAGAAACCTATACAAACTCTTCAAATGTACTAACACAGGGATTTAATCAAACTAAACTTACAGTTACCGAAGTAAGTACATTAAACAATTTAAATATTGAAGTTTCTGCTTATCCCAACCCTACACAAGAATTTGTAATAATTAAAACCAGCTCATTTGTGGATCTCAATTATGAGGTCTTTGACTCAAAGGGAAGAATAATTATAATGAATGATATTAATGAATCAGAAACTTCAATAAAATTTAATACTGTATCCACGGGTATTTATTTTATTAAGCTTTTTAAGTATGATAAGGAAATTAAAACATTTAAAATCGAAAAACAATAA